Proteins encoded together in one Sulfoacidibacillus ferrooxidans window:
- the rsmG gene encoding 16S rRNA (guanine(527)-N(7))-methyltransferase RsmG, whose protein sequence is MNSSSETFSLDDFIAYCYQRGFSLTDKQIDQFVRYAFLLQEWNERMNLTAITSLEGILLKHFVDCLELIPVIRHSSAWIEGRTLRMLDFGTGAGFPGLVLKLVMPEVEMTLCDSLRKRTDFLTTVVKQLDVSNVTILHTRAEELAKDRAYRERFSHVVARAVARMPVLIEWAGPFVEIGGSFHAMKGPDPKNEMEESLYVAKKLGFSQFVVTPYVLPLQAGDHTIISLYKDRPTPKVFPRKPGEAQRSPLLTRNHESK, encoded by the coding sequence ATGAATAGCAGTTCTGAAACTTTTTCTCTCGACGATTTTATCGCATATTGCTATCAAAGAGGCTTTTCACTAACGGATAAGCAAATTGATCAGTTTGTACGATATGCATTCCTTCTTCAGGAATGGAACGAACGTATGAATCTAACTGCAATTACAAGTTTAGAGGGGATTCTTTTAAAACATTTTGTCGATTGTTTAGAACTAATCCCTGTTATTCGTCATTCTTCTGCGTGGATAGAAGGGCGAACACTACGTATGCTTGATTTTGGTACTGGAGCTGGGTTTCCGGGACTTGTTTTAAAGTTAGTCATGCCAGAGGTAGAAATGACTTTATGTGATTCCTTGCGCAAACGCACTGATTTTCTCACAACTGTTGTAAAACAACTAGATGTTTCAAACGTTACTATTCTTCATACGAGAGCGGAGGAATTAGCAAAAGATAGAGCGTATCGCGAGCGGTTCTCACATGTTGTGGCAAGAGCTGTAGCGCGTATGCCTGTACTCATTGAATGGGCAGGACCTTTTGTTGAAATTGGGGGCTCTTTTCATGCTATGAAAGGGCCCGATCCGAAGAATGAGATGGAAGAGTCTTTGTATGTTGCAAAAAAACTTGGTTTTTCACAATTTGTTGTAACACCGTATGTACTTCCTCTACAAGCAGGCGATCATACGATTATAAGTCTATATAAAGACCGACCAACACCAAAAGTATTTCCTAGAAAACCTGGAGAAGCACAACGGAGTCCTTTGTTGACTCGTAATCATGAAAGTAAGTAA
- the noc gene encoding nucleoid occlusion protein has translation MRERWSRFLGAVERNQGSNSSLQQIPISSVRANRYQPRSVFDEDKLDELGATIRTHGMIQPIVVRPQDGYFELVAGERRWRAAQRVGLDFIPAIVKDLSDSQAASLALIENLQREGLTAIEEAVAYQKLIELHHLTQESLAQRLGKGQSTIANKLRLLHLSEEVQDAVKLRTISERHARALLALPHDMQSSLLNEVIVKDLNVKQTEKRVKECLVQPVVPKKVQRSGVSRDFRIAMNTVRESVKLIQKSGFTVQMVEQEEEDFVEFTIRLPKKKLS, from the coding sequence GTGAGAGAGCGTTGGTCTCGTTTCTTAGGGGCTGTAGAACGAAATCAAGGATCAAACAGCTCTTTGCAACAAATTCCTATTAGTTCAGTACGGGCAAATCGCTATCAACCTCGTTCAGTTTTTGATGAGGACAAGTTAGACGAATTGGGAGCTACGATACGGACTCATGGGATGATTCAACCTATAGTGGTAAGACCACAAGATGGGTACTTTGAGCTAGTTGCAGGTGAACGTCGTTGGAGGGCTGCGCAACGTGTAGGATTAGATTTTATTCCTGCAATCGTAAAGGATCTATCGGATTCGCAAGCGGCATCCCTTGCTTTAATTGAAAACTTACAACGAGAGGGTCTCACAGCTATTGAAGAGGCTGTCGCTTATCAAAAGTTAATTGAATTACATCATCTCACCCAAGAGAGTCTAGCGCAGCGTTTAGGTAAAGGACAATCAACGATTGCCAATAAGTTACGTCTTTTGCACTTGTCAGAAGAGGTACAAGATGCGGTTAAACTTAGGACCATTAGTGAGCGTCATGCTCGTGCATTATTGGCACTACCTCATGATATGCAAAGTAGTCTGCTGAATGAAGTGATTGTTAAAGATCTAAATGTTAAACAGACGGAAAAAAGAGTGAAGGAGTGCTTGGTACAACCAGTTGTTCCTAAAAAGGTACAACGTTCTGGTGTTAGCAGGGATTTTCGGATCGCTATGAATACAGTTCGTGAATCTGTTAAATTAATTCAAAAGAGTGGTTTCACAGTTCAAATGGTGGAACAAGAAGAGGAAGATTTTGTCGAATTTACTATTCGTCTTCCGAAAAAGAAATTAAGTTGA
- a CDS encoding ParA family protein — translation MARVMAVANQKGGVGKTTTSVNLGACLAELGKKVLLIDIDPQGNTTSGVGINKADVKYCIYDVLINDVISNEAILHTFVKNLDIIPATIQLAGAEIELVPTISREVRLRRAIASVRANYDYILIDCPPSLGLLTINALTGSDSVVIPIQCEYYALEGLSQLLSTIRLVQKHLNTSLEIEGVLLTMLDARTNLGIQVIEDVKKYFREKVYRTIIPRNVRLSEAPSHGKPIWQYDPKSRGAEVYLDLAKEVIGS, via the coding sequence ATGGCAAGAGTGATGGCAGTAGCCAATCAAAAGGGTGGTGTGGGGAAGACTACAACTTCTGTTAATTTAGGAGCTTGTCTTGCTGAATTAGGGAAAAAAGTATTGCTTATTGACATAGATCCACAGGGAAACACCACTTCCGGTGTGGGTATCAATAAAGCAGATGTTAAATACTGCATATATGATGTTCTTATTAATGATGTTATCTCTAATGAAGCTATTCTTCATACATTTGTAAAGAATCTTGATATTATTCCTGCAACAATACAGTTAGCAGGTGCAGAAATTGAATTGGTACCAACAATTTCTCGCGAAGTAAGGTTGCGAAGAGCTATCGCTTCCGTTCGAGCGAATTATGATTATATCTTAATTGACTGTCCGCCTTCTTTAGGCTTGTTAACTATCAATGCACTAACAGGATCTGATTCCGTAGTTATTCCTATTCAATGTGAATATTATGCCTTAGAGGGTCTCAGTCAGTTGTTAAGTACTATTCGTTTGGTTCAAAAACATTTGAATACATCACTTGAAATTGAAGGCGTTTTGTTGACGATGTTAGATGCGCGTACAAATCTAGGTATTCAAGTTATTGAAGATGTAAAAAAGTATTTTAGAGAGAAGGTTTATCGGACCATCATCCCACGTAATGTTCGTCTAAGTGAGGCACCTAGTCATGGTAAACCAATTTGGCAATACGATCCAAAGTCTCGTGGTGCAGAGGTTTACTTGGATTTGGCGAAGGAAGTGATTGGTAGTTGA
- a CDS encoding ParB/RepB/Spo0J family partition protein has translation MKSKGGLGKGLEALLPQISTDATEEVVQVRLDELRPNPYQPRREFNQDKLNELMESIKEHGILQPIIVRRGIGRGYEIIAGERRFRAMQMLQEETMAAIVRQISDREAMEIALIENLQREDLSPIEVAEAYAKIMEHFSLTQEQLAIRVGQSRSHVANLLRLLGLPSELRENVSRGTISMGHARALLSIGDVQTQHTVAQKIIDDGLTVRAVEQLVHRLQLVSRETKPKSQNNAQTPITKAYEEQLRNILGTSVRIQMGKKRGKIEIEYFSSEDLERILQLLNGQR, from the coding sequence TTGAAATCAAAAGGTGGACTAGGTAAAGGATTAGAAGCTTTGCTTCCTCAAATAAGTACGGATGCGACTGAAGAAGTTGTTCAAGTACGGCTTGATGAATTACGTCCTAATCCGTATCAGCCACGGAGAGAGTTCAATCAAGATAAACTGAATGAGTTAATGGAATCTATTAAAGAACATGGAATCTTACAACCGATTATCGTTCGACGAGGTATTGGTAGAGGTTACGAGATCATTGCAGGTGAACGAAGATTTCGAGCTATGCAAATGTTGCAGGAGGAAACAATGGCGGCTATTGTCCGTCAAATTTCTGATCGCGAAGCTATGGAAATTGCACTCATCGAGAATTTACAGAGAGAAGATTTAAGTCCTATTGAAGTTGCGGAAGCGTATGCTAAAATTATGGAACATTTTTCTCTTACACAAGAGCAGCTTGCCATACGTGTTGGTCAAAGCAGATCTCATGTTGCTAATCTTTTGCGTCTGCTTGGTCTACCCAGTGAGCTTAGAGAAAATGTTTCACGTGGAACAATATCTATGGGACATGCACGAGCGTTACTTTCAATTGGAGATGTACAAACTCAACATACTGTTGCGCAAAAAATTATTGATGATGGGTTAACTGTGCGTGCAGTTGAACAATTGGTTCATCGTTTACAACTTGTTTCACGTGAAACAAAGCCCAAATCTCAAAATAACGCACAAACCCCGATAACAAAAGCATATGAAGAACAGTTGCGAAATATTCTCGGGACTTCGGTGAGGATTCAAATGGGAAAAAAACGTGGAAAGATAGAAATAGAATACTTTTCGTCGGAAGACTTAGAACGAATCTTGCAACTTCTTAATGGGCAAAGATAA
- a CDS encoding aminotransferase class V-fold PLP-dependent enzyme — MIYLDNASSSWPKPPQVAYAVASWIEHNGANAGRGSHRMAREAETMIAQTRDQVGKLFGIQNTDQIILLQNITEAINLTLFGLLEPGDHVLSVGLVHNSVRRPLNYLERQGVHVSYVQYERQNWRKKIKDELNSNTKLVVITHASNVTGEVLPLVELSEMISVYRKPNRKPYIFVDSAQTAGLVPIDVRQMGIDILAFTGHKSLYGPQGTGGLYLAPDIVLKPIIVGGGGGNAESPDAPRYSPDRYEPGTRNSPGIAGLSEGIKYVLDCNPEKLLISELQLLDPLIDQLRTMDGVHILGDPACESHVPVVAFTMDGFSSAELGLLLDRKFDIAVRSGLHCAPYAHEQQHTLKMGGAVRVSVGAFTTEQEVEKCIVALKQLHSETKM; from the coding sequence GTGATTTATTTGGATAATGCATCCTCTTCGTGGCCTAAGCCGCCTCAAGTAGCCTATGCAGTTGCATCGTGGATCGAACATAACGGAGCTAATGCTGGTCGTGGATCACATCGTATGGCGCGAGAAGCAGAAACAATGATTGCTCAAACGAGAGATCAAGTAGGTAAATTATTTGGGATTCAAAATACGGATCAAATAATTTTACTACAAAACATTACTGAAGCGATTAACTTAACTCTATTTGGCTTGTTAGAACCTGGTGATCATGTGTTGAGTGTGGGCCTTGTACATAATAGTGTACGGAGACCGTTAAATTATTTGGAACGCCAAGGTGTTCATGTAAGCTATGTGCAGTATGAACGGCAAAACTGGCGTAAAAAAATAAAAGATGAGTTAAATTCGAACACTAAACTCGTTGTAATCACACATGCATCTAACGTGACTGGTGAAGTGCTTCCACTTGTCGAATTGAGTGAGATGATAAGTGTATACCGAAAACCAAATCGCAAACCGTACATATTTGTTGATTCTGCTCAAACTGCTGGATTAGTACCTATTGATGTGAGACAAATGGGGATCGATATACTAGCTTTTACGGGGCATAAGAGTTTGTACGGTCCGCAAGGTACTGGTGGGTTATATCTCGCTCCTGATATTGTCTTGAAGCCGATTATAGTAGGCGGTGGTGGTGGTAACGCAGAGTCGCCTGATGCTCCACGCTATAGTCCGGATCGCTATGAGCCAGGCACGCGTAATTCGCCAGGAATTGCAGGATTAAGTGAAGGCATTAAATATGTTTTAGATTGCAATCCTGAAAAATTGCTAATAAGTGAATTACAATTACTGGATCCTTTAATCGATCAATTAAGAACTATGGACGGCGTTCACATTTTGGGGGATCCTGCATGTGAATCACATGTACCAGTTGTAGCTTTTACTATGGATGGATTTTCTTCAGCGGAGTTGGGGTTGTTGTTAGATCGAAAATTTGATATTGCTGTTCGTTCTGGACTGCACTGTGCTCCTTATGCTCATGAACAACAGCATACTTTAAAGATGGGTGGAGCAGTACGAGTGAGTGTGGGAGCATTTACAACAGAGCAAGAAGTTGAAAAGTGTATAGTAGCTTTAAAACAGTTGCATTCTGAAACGAAAATGTAG
- a CDS encoding DUF554 domain-containing protein, which translates to MFLLGPIVNTIAIMFGTFVGFRLHGIPERMRTTVIQGMALFVITLGITMAISAPSGDIIIIVLSVVLGGLLGAWWDIEGALNRFGNFAESKFKGKAGGLSEAFVFATLVFGVGSMAVLGALQSGLSGNNTILYTKSILDGFSAAIFTSVMGPGVGLAAIPILLYEGGIALIAHFLGAGIKNTVIITDVTAVGGLLIMGIGVNLLEIKHIKVANLLPAMIVVAGVRWIAPHVSVLLSPWIHL; encoded by the coding sequence TTGTTTTTATTGGGGCCCATCGTTAATACGATAGCCATTATGTTTGGAACATTTGTAGGTTTTAGACTACATGGAATTCCTGAACGCATGCGTACCACCGTTATACAAGGTATGGCACTATTTGTTATTACACTTGGCATTACAATGGCAATCTCTGCTCCGTCAGGGGATATCATTATTATTGTGTTGTCTGTAGTTCTAGGTGGTCTGCTCGGAGCATGGTGGGATATTGAAGGTGCTCTAAATCGTTTTGGTAATTTTGCTGAGAGTAAGTTCAAGGGTAAAGCCGGAGGATTATCAGAAGCATTTGTGTTTGCAACCTTGGTTTTTGGTGTAGGCTCGATGGCTGTGTTAGGTGCATTACAAAGTGGACTTAGTGGGAATAATACAATTCTCTATACAAAGAGCATTTTGGATGGATTCTCTGCAGCCATATTCACAAGTGTGATGGGACCAGGAGTAGGGTTAGCTGCAATTCCTATCTTGTTGTATGAAGGTGGCATAGCACTTATTGCTCATTTTTTAGGCGCCGGTATAAAAAATACGGTGATCATTACTGATGTAACGGCAGTAGGTGGACTTTTAATTATGGGTATCGGAGTGAATTTGTTAGAAATTAAGCATATTAAAGTGGCAAATCTTCTTCCAGCTATGATTGTCGTTGCAGGAGTAAGATGGATTGCACCGCACGTGAGCGTGCTGCTTTCTCCCTGGATTCACTTATGA
- a CDS encoding DUF4446 family protein, with protein sequence MLSSISLSLKDQVFIGGIVLGLILAIIALIVALVAGGRARRLRSQYRSMMKGETGKDLESLINQYSNKIIVLEHELERVTKLLENHEERLVRKLETTKVARYNAFGEKGNDLSFSVSFLDERGTGTVMSSIFGRDESRVYAKPINARQSTYTLTNEEQEVISTSNT encoded by the coding sequence TTGCTAAGTTCAATTAGTCTTAGTTTAAAAGATCAAGTATTTATTGGAGGAATCGTACTTGGTCTTATTCTTGCGATTATTGCACTTATTGTGGCGCTAGTCGCTGGAGGAAGAGCGCGACGGCTACGCTCCCAGTATCGATCAATGATGAAAGGAGAAACGGGGAAAGACTTAGAATCATTGATTAATCAATACAGTAATAAAATTATTGTTCTTGAACATGAGCTAGAACGTGTGACGAAATTATTGGAAAATCACGAAGAAAGATTAGTGAGAAAACTAGAAACAACAAAAGTAGCGCGATACAATGCATTTGGTGAAAAGGGCAATGATTTAAGTTTTTCCGTTTCATTTTTAGATGAACGAGGAACGGGTACAGTAATGAGCAGCATTTTTGGTCGTGATGAGTCAAGAGTATATGCCAAGCCAATTAACGCAAGACAATCGACTTATACGCTGACCAATGAAGAGCAAGAGGTTATCTCCACATCAAATACATAA
- the yyaC gene encoding spore protease YyaC — MLNLHKEKDSFRISYNHQDAVAQLGESIARLIAERPIESTVVIMCIGTDRSTGDALGPLVGSELSERTHDFVLYGTLDHPVHAVNLEEMIATVKRTIDQPYIVAIDACLGQVANIGQITVARGSLQPGAGVHKQLPAVGDVHITGIVNVGGFMEYFVLQNTRLSIVFSMANVIADALSYASSLRLPIQSDDAHVIGRLSIPRLPSFFRNK, encoded by the coding sequence TTGCTAAACCTCCATAAAGAAAAAGACTCTTTTCGTATTTCATATAATCATCAGGACGCTGTGGCACAACTTGGTGAATCCATTGCCCGTCTGATTGCAGAACGACCAATCGAATCTACAGTTGTCATTATGTGTATAGGAACAGATCGCTCTACGGGCGATGCACTTGGTCCCTTAGTGGGTTCTGAATTATCCGAACGCACGCATGACTTTGTTTTATATGGGACACTTGATCATCCAGTTCATGCTGTCAATTTAGAAGAGATGATTGCCACTGTTAAACGCACAATTGATCAGCCTTATATTGTTGCTATTGATGCCTGTCTTGGTCAAGTAGCCAATATTGGTCAAATCACAGTTGCTCGCGGCTCTTTGCAACCAGGCGCTGGAGTACACAAACAGTTACCTGCAGTTGGGGACGTTCACATTACTGGAATTGTCAATGTGGGTGGATTTATGGAGTACTTTGTGTTGCAAAACACTCGACTTTCTATTGTTTTTAGTATGGCAAATGTTATTGCAGATGCGCTTTCCTATGCTTCTAGTCTCAGGCTTCCTATTCAATCCGATGATGCTCATGTTATAGGCCGTTTATCTATACCGCGTCTCCCATCTTTTTTTCGAAATAAATAA
- a CDS encoding DUF951 domain-containing protein, with protein sequence MEKQYSLKDLVTMKKPHPCGTNEWQIIRMGMDIRLKCTHCGRSVLLTRREFERSLKKVVGSVDENDESQ encoded by the coding sequence GTGGAAAAACAGTATTCATTAAAAGATCTTGTGACCATGAAAAAACCGCACCCTTGTGGAACAAATGAGTGGCAGATTATTCGTATGGGCATGGATATTCGATTGAAATGCACTCACTGTGGGCGAAGCGTTTTGCTTACTAGAAGAGAATTCGAACGATCTTTGAAAAAGGTTGTGGGATCGGTGGATGAAAACGATGAGAGTCAGTAA
- a CDS encoding molybdopterin-containing oxidoreductase family protein, with product MRVSKTACPMDCYDSCSMIARVDDQGHVSSIEGNSEHPMTQGRLCGKGYKLLERHHSQERMLWPMKKVNGQWQRIDWDIALQEIAKEVEMSIAQYGPLSIMHSYDYGSSGILKLATDRFFNMLGGYTDVVGSLCWEAGLTAQEYDFGQPKSNDPTDIAEHSKHIVIWGRNVSVTNMHMVKYIREAQKRQATVTVINPLKTDMDAQADLIVQPKPGTDGILALAICNEIIANDRYDHIFVDKHVLGFDAFKLHVQAYDVSLAAHICGVKEEQIIQLANLYSDGPTSTLLGIGMQRYKNGGNTIRAIDALAAISGNVGVAGGGVNYAHREMSAFVDWHTLMGRSHNASRREFSRVTQANEILEADPPVDVLFISRTNLVTQVPNASLTRRALRNVRVKVLIDSYLTQTADEADYFLPVTTVFEEEDVMLISMWSSYLTYANQVVQPRGQARPDWMIFRDLARELHLPKDLEISPEVLLEEVFQPLHKHGMSLKACKEEGFLRLPIDPVAYRDRVFKTPSGKVELYSELAVAHGQSALASPGSTRLYDSADYPYALLTVHPRRQENSQAPVSHVPRKNPPIEISPQLAIDLGLVELDLVLIETNIGQLICEVKITEGMRMDVVKLEQGWTYEDQNVNMLIAAEVSDLGRGSAQYDTKCRLKKVSVKVDEHDDDKIGNAIL from the coding sequence ATGAGAGTCAGTAAAACTGCTTGTCCAATGGATTGCTATGATAGTTGTTCCATGATAGCAAGAGTAGATGATCAAGGTCATGTATCTTCTATAGAGGGAAATTCGGAGCATCCCATGACACAGGGACGCTTATGTGGAAAAGGATATAAGTTATTGGAGCGACACCACAGTCAGGAACGCATGTTATGGCCGATGAAAAAAGTGAATGGACAATGGCAACGTATAGATTGGGATATAGCTTTGCAAGAGATTGCGAAGGAAGTTGAAATGTCTATTGCGCAATATGGGCCACTCTCAATTATGCATTCATATGACTACGGATCTAGTGGCATATTAAAATTGGCTACCGATCGTTTTTTTAATATGCTAGGTGGGTATACAGATGTGGTTGGGAGCTTATGTTGGGAAGCTGGCCTTACAGCACAAGAATACGATTTTGGGCAGCCAAAAAGTAATGATCCTACTGACATAGCAGAGCATTCAAAGCACATTGTGATATGGGGCCGCAATGTAAGTGTGACAAATATGCATATGGTGAAATACATTCGAGAAGCTCAAAAACGCCAAGCGACGGTTACAGTCATCAATCCGCTAAAGACGGATATGGATGCACAAGCAGATCTGATCGTTCAACCGAAACCAGGAACAGACGGAATTTTAGCGTTAGCTATATGTAATGAAATCATTGCTAACGATCGATATGATCATATATTTGTTGACAAGCACGTGTTGGGATTTGATGCGTTTAAGCTGCACGTACAAGCATATGATGTATCATTAGCAGCACATATTTGTGGTGTGAAGGAAGAACAAATAATACAATTGGCAAATTTATATTCAGATGGACCGACAAGTACATTGCTAGGCATTGGTATGCAACGCTATAAAAATGGGGGTAATACAATTAGGGCAATCGATGCTCTAGCGGCTATTAGTGGCAACGTAGGGGTGGCTGGTGGCGGTGTTAATTATGCACATCGGGAAATGTCCGCTTTTGTAGATTGGCATACTTTAATGGGGCGTAGCCATAACGCTTCAAGACGTGAATTTTCTCGTGTTACTCAGGCAAATGAGATACTAGAAGCAGATCCGCCTGTAGATGTGCTCTTTATTTCACGAACAAATTTGGTGACACAAGTACCGAATGCGTCATTGACACGGAGAGCATTACGGAATGTGCGAGTCAAGGTACTTATCGATTCTTATTTGACTCAAACAGCAGATGAGGCAGATTACTTTCTGCCTGTTACAACTGTTTTTGAAGAAGAAGATGTCATGCTCATTTCAATGTGGAGTTCTTATCTTACCTATGCAAATCAGGTTGTACAGCCAAGAGGTCAGGCGCGACCTGACTGGATGATTTTTAGAGATTTAGCGCGCGAATTACACTTGCCTAAGGATCTAGAGATTTCACCAGAAGTACTGCTTGAAGAAGTATTTCAACCGTTGCATAAGCATGGAATGTCTTTGAAAGCATGTAAAGAAGAAGGTTTTCTAAGGCTGCCAATCGATCCTGTTGCGTATCGCGATAGAGTTTTTAAAACACCTTCGGGTAAGGTTGAATTGTATTCAGAGCTAGCTGTAGCACATGGTCAATCAGCCTTAGCAAGCCCAGGTAGTACTAGACTATATGATTCTGCTGATTATCCCTATGCCTTACTCACAGTGCATCCACGTAGACAGGAAAATTCACAGGCTCCCGTAAGCCATGTACCACGCAAGAATCCGCCTATAGAAATCTCACCACAATTGGCCATCGATCTTGGGCTAGTTGAGTTGGATCTTGTACTCATAGAGACAAACATTGGACAGCTTATATGCGAGGTGAAAATCACAGAGGGAATGCGTATGGATGTGGTTAAGCTTGAACAGGGTTGGACATACGAAGATCAAAATGTCAATATGTTGATTGCAGCAGAGGTTTCTGACCTGGGTAGAGGCAGCGCACAATATGATACGAAGTGTAGATTGAAAAAAGTGTCCGTTAAAGTGGATGAGCATGATGATGACAAAATCGGGAACGCTATCTTGTGA
- a CDS encoding DUF3892 domain-containing protein → MGDKIVGVRKNQLGEISMVKLNNGKIVTLDEVRQMASDGFIDSLSEIDEHGNWTIDQSYGDATPQSGNNLDLLPGF, encoded by the coding sequence TTGGGCGATAAGATCGTCGGTGTAAGGAAAAATCAACTTGGTGAAATATCTATGGTAAAGTTAAATAACGGGAAGATTGTAACGTTAGACGAAGTTCGACAGATGGCCAGTGATGGTTTTATAGATTCACTATCAGAGATTGATGAGCATGGCAATTGGACAATTGACCAAAGTTATGGAGATGCTACACCTCAGTCAGGAAATAACTTGGATTTATTGCCAGGATTTTAG
- the ychF gene encoding redox-regulated ATPase YchF, which yields MPLKAGIVGLPNVGKSTLFNAITKAGAEAANYPFCTIEPNVGVVEVPDVRLKGLSDIVHPAKIVPTTFEFVDIAGLVKGASKGEGLGNQFLAHIREVDAIVHVVRCFTDDDITHVEGKIDPLSDIETIDLELIFADMDSVNRRLDRQRKQSKNGDAKIREEVGVLEFILQALEEGTPLRRLELSNEQNEFLKDLHLLTQKPVLYAANVAEAEVAQMDQPLVTKVQALAATEGAQVVMISAKVEAEIAELGDEDRELFLEELGLIDSGLDRLIRASYDLLGLITYFTAGVQEVRAWTIRKGTKAPQAAGVIHSDFERGFIRAEVIGYEDFVRAGSLANVREAGKLRLEGKEYVVGDGDVMHFRFNV from the coding sequence ATGCCGTTAAAGGCAGGTATTGTGGGTCTTCCTAATGTGGGTAAATCAACTTTATTTAATGCAATTACAAAAGCTGGAGCAGAAGCAGCCAATTATCCTTTTTGCACGATTGAACCGAATGTTGGTGTTGTAGAAGTGCCGGATGTAAGACTGAAAGGATTATCAGATATTGTCCATCCTGCTAAAATTGTTCCCACCACATTTGAGTTTGTGGATATTGCTGGATTAGTGAAGGGAGCAAGTAAAGGGGAGGGATTAGGGAACCAATTCCTTGCACATATTCGTGAAGTGGATGCAATTGTGCATGTTGTTCGGTGTTTTACTGATGATGACATCACACATGTAGAGGGTAAGATTGATCCACTTTCAGATATAGAAACCATTGATTTAGAGCTCATATTTGCCGATATGGATTCAGTGAATCGAAGATTGGATCGGCAACGCAAACAATCAAAAAATGGTGACGCAAAGATACGAGAAGAAGTAGGTGTATTAGAATTTATTTTACAAGCATTAGAAGAAGGAACGCCTCTTCGCCGTTTAGAGTTAAGTAATGAACAGAATGAATTTCTAAAAGATTTACATTTACTTACTCAAAAACCTGTTTTATATGCAGCCAATGTAGCAGAGGCTGAAGTTGCACAGATGGATCAGCCCCTTGTTACAAAAGTGCAGGCATTGGCAGCAACAGAAGGTGCTCAAGTGGTAATGATTAGTGCAAAAGTGGAGGCCGAGATAGCCGAGCTTGGTGACGAAGATCGGGAATTATTTTTAGAAGAACTTGGTTTGATAGATTCGGGATTAGATCGGCTCATTAGAGCTTCCTATGATTTGCTCGGATTAATCACCTATTTTACGGCAGGAGTGCAGGAAGTTAGAGCTTGGACGATTCGCAAAGGAACGAAGGCACCGCAAGCAGCAGGTGTCATTCATTCTGATTTTGAACGAGGGTTTATACGTGCAGAGGTCATTGGTTATGAAGATTTTGTAAGAGCAGGGTCACTTGCGAATGTTAGAGAAGCTGGTAAGCTTCGCTTAGAAGGTAAGGAGTATGTTGTAGGTGATGGTGATGTCATGCACTTCCGATTTAACGTGTAG
- the rpsF gene encoding 30S ribosomal protein S6, translated as MRQYETLYILRPDMETEKTQELVERFKGVVTNHEGELGEVNEWGKRRLAYEIDDFREGYYVLMKYQAATDFTKELERLFKISDDVIRYMTLRIEE; from the coding sequence ATGCGCCAATATGAAACGCTTTATATTCTTCGTCCAGATATGGAAACGGAGAAAACTCAAGAATTAGTAGAGCGCTTTAAGGGCGTGGTAACAAATCACGAAGGAGAACTCGGAGAAGTAAATGAGTGGGGAAAACGCCGACTTGCTTATGAAATCGATGATTTTCGTGAAGGTTACTATGTGCTTATGAAGTATCAAGCGGCTACTGATTTTACAAAAGAATTAGAACGCTTATTTAAGATAAGCGATGACGTAATAAGATATATGACGCTTCGCATCGAAGAGTAG